The genomic DNA TAGGCCTCGCCGGCGGGCGGACCTTGAGCTCCAGGATGGGGTTCTTTTTATTTTCGACGAGACGAACGAGGACCGGGCGAATGCCTCACGATACTGAGGGGGGAGACTCTGAATCGGGAGGAGGCGCGCGCAAGCGAGTCGAATGCCGCGCGGTATTCACACGTGATTCCGTTTCCAAATTTGTTTGACATCCAAACGGTGGCATTGGTGGCAGCCAATTCCAATTCCGAATTCCACCCTCTAATGCCAACATCCAAATGTATCCTAAGATAAATTTGTCATCATTAGCTGGTTTGCCCGAGTGGTTAAGGGGGAAGACTTAAGATCTTCTGCACTGAAGTGCGCGTGGGTTCGAACCCCACAGCCAGCAtctattttattatatattttcgTTCCTGTTTGCAGCCatcattttttaatttttactcTTCGGTCAGCATTCAATACTtttatttctattttatttGCAACCCTCAAAATTTGCTAATACCTTTTAACACCTATTTACACCTTTTATAAATACAAAAAGGAAACATTCTCAAGATAGTATCTACCACAGCTAGCTAGCACGGACTTGCAATGTATATTCTTAAAATGTAGTAGCTCCTTACAACATAGAGTAGCCTAAGTCATCTTGCAATATCAAAACCTCCTACTCCTACTTTGGGAGGAAAAAACGCTTCTGCTTATCCATATGAAACAGCACAACAGCTACTTCTTCTAGCTTGAAGCTAAACACTAGATCAAATGAATGCAAAATAAGACCCTCCCCGATCTGCTAATCAAAGGTTGGACCTTCCTTGGATGATAGTTGAAGTTCGGCAGCTTTCTTGTAGTGAGATATACATGCCAGCAGACACCTTTTCATGCTGTCCAACAATGTGCAATGCCTTGTAGGGTCGATCGCTCAAGAACCCATTTTAGCATGTGTTATCTCCCTGATGGATGATTGCCGCGGCATGTACACTTCTCCTTGTCTTCCTTGAGAGCCTGAGAGCAAATAGGGggtaaaaagaagaaaaaaaatcagtgtTGCTCTTTTGCAGACTTGCAGGTAGCATACTGATCGATTCTATAAAGTCTATGATGGTATTGGTTAAACAAGAGATGTTCTGGCATAATGAACTTGTGGTTATTGGGTATGAGCCCACTGTGATGCTGAAATCAAGGAAGTCCACGCCCAATCTCGACTGCTTCGAGTGTTTTTCCCCCTCTATCTCTAAACAATGCAGTTGCGATTTGCGAGTTAAAGTAGCATGACAGTATctccctcttaatgaaaaaagtGCCCAGGCATGATAgcgaaaaaaaaaagtagcatGACAGTATAAGCGGATCACGTACAGTACATACCTGCAGCTCGCTCTGGAGTCCTCTGATGTGATCGACTGCTAAGTCAAGCATGTCCGCCGTACTTGTTTGCTGCCAAATTTTAAAGAACAAAAATAAACGTGTATTCGAAATGTACATCATCTACGCTCGCGGCAGCATGGGTAATAATGTTTACGACGACTGATCACCTTGTCCATGTTAGGCACAAGGGCCTGCAACTTCCTGAGCTTCTCGCTGATCCTCGTTCGTCGCTCCTACAACATCATATCCATCATTAATTAATCACACGCCTTCTGAGATTAACCTTAAATAATCTAGAAGACAAAAAAAAGGTATGCATGCAAGCTGTGCAAAGATGCAGAAGATCATCCTGAAAGACTGCACTATGACTACTGTTATATATTACGATCGAGGTACTCCAGCTATCATGGTTTCAGAGTTTCGTATGCACAGTACGTACATGCAAACTTTTTTAGAATATTATTCAGTGCATGCAAACTTCTTATAGTATCGCATGCCATCGTCATTTATATCAAGAAGATGCATGGTGTCGGGATTTGGAATAACCAGTCATGTTTAGTACTATACAGTACCCGCTCTGCGATGCTCCTTGGGTGCGTGGCACATCCGCGCTTGGCTCGTACTCTGAACGGAACCTGATCTGCTTGCTGCATCTGCAGGTATTTATCCAGGCCCGCCGTCTCCTTGGTCACACCAAACTGCATGCACAGATCCATAACGAAAATGAAATCTTGCAAATCTTGCAGTCAACTAATTTCCTCGTGGCTCACTGCTTGTAGATCAGTATTTAATTAATAACCTCATATAACTGATATTTCAAAGACCTTAAATGTCGtgagcttctttttttttaaaaaaaaaaagaatggttGTAAGAGGTGCTACCAAGCCTTCCATGCTTGCGTATATATTAAGGGACACTAGAGTGATTCTAAAACACAGGCAATTACGTACTGATATCATGGCATCTGCAATGTGGTCTTCTCACATTCTCTTCTATGAGAGGATCATAATTAATTAATCATATATGAGATTTGTATCAAGAGACTCCCATTTCAGCAAGGTCTCATTTCTTTCAAGAAATTAACTCCCTTTCCAGCGAGGACATGCAGAGAAAATgtaaacaaaaatataaacaacaCTGTATGGAAAGAAAAGATTTATTTTGACAGAGACTACCTGTAGTTCATAATTACTAAGGCTGGCTATGATGTCATCATTGTTGTGTATTCCTGCTTTGCTTGCCGGCGGGTTGGAGAACACAATAGAATTTGAATCCTCCCATGGTTCAATTGAGAACCCACTAGAGAAGGAGCGTGCAACACCGTTGGCCGTGATGTTCTCTTCAGAGTGGCCAATACCATGCACGTTACTGGTGAGATCCGGGATTCCATCCTCTGATATATGAGAGAGGGTTCCTTGTCCGGCTAGGTTCATCGGGGCCTTCATCTTCTTATGATAGCTACTCATTGCATGGTGAACTTCACCACCAACACCAACTCCAGATCTTGCATTTGGAAAACCTGCTTCATTCCATAGATAAAACAGACCAAGATATCTGTTACTGCCTATTGTTGTCAGGATTAATAATGGAACGAGTTGCTAAATGTGTTATACACGCCTATCTAACAATTCAAGTAGAGAAGTAAAATAAGTGTGTGCACATTTTGTCCCCCGACAGACGCTCTCGCGGGCTGCTAGCTAGTGGAGCTCGCTCTCAGCCAGCAGACCCGGGTTCGAGTCCTGCCTTCAAGTGTAACGCGGGGAGGCAGTCTGCCTCTTCCATCTCAGTTTTTTTCACATTTTGTCCCCCGCTGCTATATAGATATAGTAATTTAGGGTTGTATCAAACACAACTGGTTTAAACTGAATTTTCAAGAAAATAGTTTAATTTGTGTGAGAAACAATGAGTCAATGCTTCAAGTATTAAAACGAACTGTGTAGCGGGAGTATAATGCATTTGAACATAGAAAACTTCTGTTTCTCCAATTAATAATGATTTCAATTAATTTCTGAACTTCTACCATTTCCACAGTTGCTCATTCCTACATTAGGCCTCGTTTGCTTTTTTCAGTTTAAGTCATAAGTCCCATCACATCACATATTTAAATACCAATTaggagtactaaacatagatttATTACACTAATTTCATAAGTCGGGACTTAATCataagacgaatctattaatcctaattagtccataatttgaccattaattgctatagtaaccattcaCTAATCAcacattaattatacttaatagatttATCTAGAGTATATTAAGCTGGCATACGAATATTTGAATTGACatccgaacattcgatgtgacagctACTTAAAAACCAAACGTGACCTTAATCTCGAATCGTTGTGACAAAAATATACAAGTATGCTATTCTTTCAACTGTCTGTACCAACATCTTATCTTGAAACTAATAAGTCCTAATTTAATAGTAAATATTATATTCACACAAAATTCACTTGGTATTAATTTCCACTTTTTGTAGTGCTAACTGCTACATTGTCTCTATTTGTTTGGCATCAGCTTTAACTTCTTATGGTTAACGCTGTTGAATATCTTGATAGTAAGTTGATCAAATTTCATTGGGTAGTTGTCCTATTTGTTCCTAAATTAACAATGCAGCTGTAAGTTAATTAAAATCAACATAATCCATTTTAATTCTGTCATACATGTGATATATGAAATAGGTTAGTATAATGCAGAGTTAGGTTTATATTAGCTAGGAGTTTAATTGGGTAGTCGTTTGACATACGTATTCTTAACATATGAAgcttcaaatatatatatgcatcATATTCATTATTTTTTCCACACGACTAATTTTACCAAGGACAAGAAAACAATCACTGCATCATTTGTGCcataattcattatttttttccaCACGACTAATTTTACCATGAAGCTTTGCTCTGGGTTCTTCGTCCTCCAATCTACTTGTCTTTTTTGCGAAAACTTCTTTCTAGCTCGCAGCACAAAGATTTAACTTTTAGGTGCTAGCTTCGTATACTTATTTGTTATTTACCTGAAAATTCCCATGCAACACAAATATTTGCCCCATGCTCCTAGCTGTGATGAATTTCTTTTCTGACTGTGGCAGACGTCCGCAAGGAGAGGTCAGCTGAACCTAGACATGCGAGTACTGTGCGACAGCATCACAGCTACGCTGGTCCCCGCATGCCGAGGCCAGTGGTGGGGCCTAGCTAATATATATTCTTCAGTCAAGTgggaattagtttttttttttttgactcgaAGTGGGAATTAGTTGGACGCATTCTGCAAGTTGTTTTGGGTCTTGGACGACTCAGAATCATCTATTGAAACCGGTTTGGGTCCCATGCAATAATCATCCATACTGCACATGTCCTGATTACTGGAGTATGACTTTAGTATGGAGTAGTCATTTCGACCATTACATTCTTAGTCACCGATTTTGCTATAGTTCATTCTGCCTCCTATTTTAAGGAAAAGTGATCAGCCTTGGCAGATTGTATATGCAGCCAATATATACTAATAATAGTTGCTACGTTATTATCCAACTATTACTATTATTTGCAAAATCACCAATTTAAATAGTATCTTGAATATGTGGTAGGTGCGTTCAATTATAATGTTGGCAATAAATTATGATAGCAGAGTACAAGTCAGTCTACAAtctattatttttatatctagTGAAGGATAGACATTGAACGTCAAGCGGTCCCACAAATATAAGGAGCACCTCTAGCTATACAAAAGCGAGCATAGAGGCTTCAACTTCCGGGTGCAAATAGCAAATATGCCTAATCTGAGATTATATGCTCAAGTAGGTACGGGTAAAGCAAATCtgaattgagaaaaaaaaagtaagcaAGAGGCGTCCAAAAACCAATGAGCCCACGTTTCTCTATGCTAGGACCTACCATGAAAAACCATGGTAACTATGCAGCCCCTAGTTTTCCCTAGCCGGTTTCAGGCAACCTAATTTGACATATCCAtgggtttttttaaaaaaaaagtgggaTATAATGCATGAAATCAGCAGATtgccaaataaaataaatttggtTCAACTAGCACATATATATGAATCAGCTACCCATTGTACACGTAATTAAATAAAAGGAGAGAGGATGTGTAAAATTTCAAATGAATTACCAGCACATTTATTTGCATGCATGGTTAGGGCTCTCTTAATAAGAAACCTGGCTTTCTCATAACACAAGAGTACAAGAAACACATGCATGATTGATGTTGCGTGTTACTTGTAGTCCTACATGAATTGAGAATATGGTAAAGTTTCTGATGGAGTGTTTCGATGTAATGCAGGAACTAGCTAGCTAGGAGCGAAATAGACACAAAGTAAAGTTTTTTTCAAAAAGAGGTTGGATCTCATTATTGTAGATTTCCTTCAAATTTGCTGCCGACTGAATCATCACATATCAATTTTGTAGGAATTCAGGATGCATGAATATGCCCGATCCTTTGTTGCAAATCGCAATGATGTAGGAAAATTCCAATGGGATATACCTCACAACCCTTGCTCCAATGGTCACAGTTGATTTGTGTGAGACAAGCATCGACAAAATCCAATTATGATGGATCACAAGGATAGATATGCGTAGCATCTTATGAAACTAACATAGCTATATTTACTAAAACAGTGTTGAAAATGAGTATTTAGAGTAAATGATAACACTTGGTTTATTCTGAAAAGGAATAATAATACAGCATGCATCATGCCCTGTTGACATTATTAGTAAGATTTGATTTTACCAAATTGGGCAAGGAAAAGCTTCAGTCCACTACCATGCGCTAACACAGTAACACCAGCTTTTTGCCCACTAAAAGGGCGCATGATGCCACTGCCCCCACATTAAAGGGTGTTATATTAACTGCAGTTGCAGCCAGCTGCCTCACCCCAAAAGAACGAAGAACACAGGAATTGAAGCTCCAAATCTCTTCCTAGACACGCATGCGGTGTAAAGAATAaggaagatcaaaggcatgcgTGCATGCACACTGGCCTGCTGCAAATTGTATTGGATTACTACATTGCTCGGATCGACGCTGAGGTTTGATTCTTGATATACCTCCGCAGAGGCAGAAATATCCCTGAAGACACTCGAATCGATTTCAGAAAGAACAAGAGAACAAGGACGACAGGCAGACGAGAGAAAGAAAATGATGGTGTTATTTCCTGCCAGGCAGAAATCCTGGAGAGAATTCCAAAAGCAAGATTCCAAAGAAGTTCGAAATGCCAATGACACGGCGAGCAATGATAGAGTAGCTCGCTCGACAACAAGATCGAGCTAGCTCAGCTCATCAAGAATCATGTGAATCTAAGCCAATAAAGAGCAGCGCGCGGTTGGGATCGAGTTTGGAGTAGTTGTTGCGAGTGTGGAGAAGACAGCAGTATAGCAATGGCACGCACTTACCGTTATCCACGACGGGGCTGGAGAAGAactccggcggcgagctgctgtgccgcggcagcggcgccgccgccgacgggccGGCGTCCCGCTTCCCCTCCACGCCGAACTGGTGGTAGCGATGATGATGCATCCCTTGCCCGTGCCCCAGCGAGATCTCGCCGCGGCCGTACCGCTGCTGCTGGTGCCCCGGCGCCGCGCGGTccccggacggcggcggcggctccccgcCGGGCGCCGGGAAGAACGCCCTcactgccgccgcccccggcgcctCCGTGGGGTCAACGACGAACGGGAACTGCTGccccgagccgccaccgccgccgccgtagcgcgAGCGGccccgctgcggcggcgggtccaTGGCCTGAGCCCCCACCCAcgtccggcggcgcgggcggtttCGAACTTTCCCGGTCGTCGCTCGCCACTGGCCGCGCGCTTTAGGTCGTCTGAACTCGTGGGGAGGGTTGCTTTTGCGAGCGAGCTGCTGAGAGCACAGCCACGCGCGCGACCAACCCTCCAACCCCAACCCACGGGGCCAGACCAGGCCAGagcaaccaaccaaccaaccagcACGCGTGTGCGTGCGCGAGGAAGCGAACGGATTGGTGGGTCGACGTCGCGGCGTTGTCgtcgctccgccgccgggccgggAGCCGGGAGGGGCTCCCGCTCGGGTCCCTTGCGCTCGTGACTCGTGATCCGTCCTGGTGGTGGGGACTGGGGCTCGAGGGCGTGTGGTGGGCGCGTGTTGGGTTGCGGCGGTGGCTCGCCGTGGCCTTCTTCCCTTGGCCGGTTGGCCTGGCTTTCGTGCGTGCCCCTAGGCCTTGTTGCTCGAAGCGGCAAGTGGGCGCGGGGCGTGTGGGGAGGAGGGAAAGGCGCGTGGCCGCCTCCGAGGCACCGCGGCGGCCGATGACGGGTGGGCCCCCGCACGCATTTGGAATTAAACCCACGGCCAGAGCCGGGACCGGTACGGCAGGCGAACCGAGGCGAGCCGCTGCCCGCTGGCGCCGCGGCACAGCCACGGCCGCGGCCTAGCTGCAGACGCCGGGTTCACCGCACCTCACGGGGCGTCGCATCACGCGACGCGACCTCTCGATCAGCTGCCGAGCCTGGTGAGGATATAGCACGGCGACTTGGCGTGCTGTACCGGCCGCGGGTGGTGTGGGCTGGTGGCCGGTCTCTAGCTCCTCCCAGCACAACCCGCGGGCGGTCTGCTGGAGTGCTGGTGTCCCCCTCTCCACCCTCCGATCCGCTCGTAGCGATCGACCGGCGGCAACTTGCGGCGTGCGTTCGTTTTCCGTGCTACGACTGATCATAACCCCAGGCCAGTAGTGGCTGGCTGCTGCATGTCCCAGGCTTGACCGACTCCGTGGGGGTTGACTCCCCCGGCGGCCCGGCCCAGACCAGGCCAGATGGTGTGTAGTAGTTTAGTAATATACAGGCATGCACACACGATGCACGGGCCAAAATCAACCCCCTTGAAACCTTAATGTGCACGCTAGCGTGGAAATTCCAAGGTCGGTGATGGGACACAATTAATGTCCACGAGCTTCCCTTTCTCGACGGCAAGTTGATCCCCGGCCGTGCATCCTCATTCAAACAGCCTGAGATGTGCGCCTCATCGACAATTCGGCAGCGTACTGCATTCTGTACTACCCGACTCCGGCCTGGATGTGCATGCTCAGTCCAGGAGCAGAGAACACAGTGAAAAATAAAGCACGACCCGTACGTAAACCACACACAGAGGTAGCAAAACCGAAAactgagccgccgccgccgccgccgcacgcagtCGGAATTCAGattgcggccggccggcggcagtAACCATCATCAGGCACACAGACGAGCGTGTGACAGGACGTGGCACGCTGCCGTCTCACCAAGAGATCGAGCGAGCGAGAGGCCTCTCCTCCCTGCTGGACTGGTGCATCCCCCCTGGGAGATGCGGGGATTCGCCGAGCGGCCGCAAATGGGCAACTGGCCCCTTGTTTATCGCCAACTTGCATTGGGGGCAATATACTTTTACTCGCCCTCTTGCGTACGGTGCACTTGCAAACACGCATTAACAAACGGCCGGACCGGCCGGTGATCTACATCGTCGCCGAGGAAAGAATATCTCCAGCCGCCTCTTCCTCTCGTATAGAGACATCACCTGCCCTAAGCGTGCTTGCTTTGCACACCGGCACCGCTGAATGAGAATCCGCTGGCTCAGATTGAGTGGCTCACTCTCGCGTCATTTTCTTTAAAAGATATTAGATCACGGTGGGAAACTTTCAAATGAGTCCCCGTATGATATTAAATATCACGGAATTGACCAGTAAAACTCTTGAATTAAAAACACAAATACTTCATAAACAGGCTCTTTTAACGATGTTTCCGTGAGCAGTAAGCAGCGGATCTCCCCTTTTTTTTGGGGAAAGCTGGTGGCCCTTTTGGCTCGTGCCACAACCATCTCTTTTTTATAGGTTCTACGGACCGATGCCTCCTGCTTCATCGGGTAAAAAAGGCCGTCGGAAAGAACATCTATAACTACGCTACGCTCAAGGAAGGGAGTGCGGGGCGCCACTCCCTTCGGTCAATATAGCATTGTTTTTCAAAAATACTAGCATCGATTTTCTTCCCTATCTATAGGCAAACAAGTAACTTATCGCACGGGCAGGGCTATTTAGTCATTTGCAATAGGGTTGGTAACGAAGGAACAGCATTCTTTCTTGCTTACTCCCATCCATCAGTTTAGTCCTTTTGTTGTAGAGGGCGTTTCAATTGAGAAACAATACCAGCCAAAAACCAGACGGCATAATAGGTATAAAGTAAATTGCCCAATGTTTCCAAATTAGTCCAACTTCGTACCTTTCCGGCTCTGCACCTTCTCTTCTTCCCAATTCCTGGAATCCTGCTTGTTTTAAAAGATAAGCAGTGATGGCTTTCAAACCTATCACCACCGGGTCGTAACACGAATAGGCGGTGATGAAACATTTGCAATAGGTCGAGtcgttctgtagtagtggctaTTCTAATTAAACCATAGGCTGTCACAACTCTAATAAATAAAGCTAGGCAGCTTATTTCTACTAGGATATATAGTTTATTAAGATCCATTATTGTACGCTACTAAAATTTGATTTGTAGGAACGTCTCGATTTTTTTAGAAGCTCCTACAAATAGGAAATGGATTTCCAAAGAGGGCGgatcaccccctcacccgccctTGATAAGGGTGACCCGCTCATCGAAATAGGTTTGCAGGGGTGGTCGCGTTACCCGACCCTGGAAACAGCATTTGTAGCTGTGAGAAATAGGAGCAGGTACCGGCATACCGCACCCGTCCCTAAAATATGTTTTTACCTGGCCCGCCTCTAAAAACTATTTTCATAGTAGTGGTAGTCATCATGGTTGTGAAAGTAGATTCCAAGACAAATCCACACATATGGTTTTTAATTAGATATTTATGCCTTTACGTATGTGAGGAACCAATCCTGCCTCTGAAAACGAAGTCATTAATAATTTCTTGTCAGTGACAGTGTGTCCAGCAAGTTGCTGATCCAACCAGAATGAGCTGTGGCAACCTATTAGCATCAGTTCATGACCAGTACTGACAGTACGTGCGCGCAGCAAGCAAGTTGCCCCAAGCCACAGATGTGGGCAGCAAGCAATATACTGTATCATCTTATGCTGTGTCCGTTACCTGATGCAATCGACCAAATTAGAGAACATGATCCTGACGAGGTTGATTGAGGATGGCGCAGATCGACGCAATCATCATACTGGATGAAGTGCGGCATCACTGCAACCCGGCGTGACGGCGCCTGCTTGCTTGCACGCTTCGTGCCCAGCCTAGCAGAGAGCTTTTGGGGGCATCCTCGATGTCCTAGGATGTGAGGGCATCCATTCGCTGCCGCAATGATGATGgcttagctagctagctcgtcAGCGCGCGGAAAGAGATGCTACCCTTGAACCTTAATCTACGCAAACTAAAGGTAGGACCGCGCCCGATCGGCTGTTCGCGGGCGGAGCATGCATATATATTGTCCTTCGGTAAGGGATCGGAAACCAGAAGTGGAGGAGAGCATGCGAAGGTCGAGCAGGCCGGTGTGCTGGATCGACCAGCTAGTAGCAGACACCGGCATGGCCACAAGCATTCAGACCAAGGAAACGAAAGCGCACAAGCTAGCTAGGTTgttaaatattaaataaaggagAAATTCGTACAACTTAATTGACGGCAGATGCGAGGAAGAAAGCAAGCGAGATctaaccgtgtgtttggttctggGACCGGAGGGATGGGTTGGCTCCGTCTCTCGTTTTGAGGATGGAACCAACCCTTTTTTGTGTTTGGTTGTATGGGTTGAGTTTATCCtattttttgtttggttggaaGGATGGGAAAAGAGGGATGGAGTGCAGTTATAACACCGTGGCTACAATACTAGCGGGCCCTACATGTCAGCCACCTATCCATCTCATCCTTatcttctcctcctccacaacggcccgcgcccgccggccgccttgcctgcccgccgccggcctcctccacccCGATTTCCTCCTCCGTCACCagatccggccgccggccgcggcctcctccgccttGCCCCGCGGCTCTCGCCGGCCCCGGCCCCCTccgcccgcctcggcctcctctgtcccgccgccgtggccggcccggccccgcctcctccgccctccgccgcggccggccccggcctcctccgcccgcctcggcctcctcctcccgccgtcgtggccggcccggccccgccccttccgccctccgccgcggccggccccggcctcctccgcggccggccccggcctcctccgccctcctcggcctcctcctcccgccaccgtggccggcccggccccgccccttccgccctccgccgcggccggccccgGCATCCTCCGCGGCCggccccggcctcctccgcccgcctcggcctcctcctcctgccgccgtgGCCGACCCGGCCCCGCCCCTTctgccctccgccgcggccggccccgTCGCCTTCGCCGTGGCCGTCGGCCCGACCTCGCCCCGGCGCCCAGACGGAACCAGACGGAGGAAACGGGGGTTGGACTCGTCCGCTGGATTTTGGCGGACGAGTCCGACCCGGATCTGAGCCGAATATCCCCTTCGGGTCGGACCCAACCCCCTCCAACCTCCATCCAAACATCAGAAAAAGGGGTTCGACCCATCCGGGTTGGACCCTACCCTTCAACCAAACGCACGGTAATAAGTTGCATGCACCGACTAATTCAACCCAAAAATTTgtatgcaactcaatatggtatgGATGGACGGAAGAAAGCCACGTGTTTTGCTCGTCCATACGTCCATAAACCGATTTTGTCAACCTATATTGAGTTGCATCCATACGTACTGGGTTTGAACTTGATTTTGTCAACCTTTCAAAATCAGTGGGGTTTTGAAAGGGACGCGCGACTGGGTTTGAGCGTCCCATCCGTCGTCTGCGAGCTGGGATAGAGATACGTACGTAGGAGTACAAGCAGGCAGCTACCGAACGGGGCATGGGACGAAAGAAATCTGCGTTCCTGCGTTTCCGACACTCGTTGGCAATGAGTCGTTGTACGCACTAGGCCACTACAAAACCCCTAATGGATGTGCATGCACATCGACCGATCTCGCAGGTCGAATCATCTTTCTGCCTCGATCTTTCCCGTGATTGAACAGTTACCGTCGCCCGTCGGCTGAGCTCGACTCTCTGGTCACGCGCGCACACCATACTTCTTGCTCTGTCACACCACACTTCTTGATCACCAAACGTAAaccattctcttttttttctgtaaGGAAAAACGTAAACCATTCTTGTGTGTGCAGAAGAAGTCCTCAAGCAGTCCACGATGATTTACTTTTTGGGCGCGTAGAACAAAGAGAAATCTGCTGGGCCAATGTTTAGTGGGCCAATGTTTCCTTCCGGACGGCCCACCTGATTATCTGTTCCCCCAGAAAAAGAAATGCTCATCATCCATCTCACGTTTCCATCCCGGTTCCCCTTTTCAGCCCAAcatgactcttttttttttaaggaaaagCCCAACATGATTCTAGTCTTCTAAACGGTGAACTGGTCGAGCAGGGACACGGATGATGGATGGACATCTGGAGACACGag from Panicum virgatum strain AP13 chromosome 7N, P.virgatum_v5, whole genome shotgun sequence includes the following:
- the LOC120683528 gene encoding transcription factor bHLH129-like, coding for MDPPPQRGRSRYGGGGGGSGQQFPFVVDPTEAPGAAAVRAFFPAPGGEPPPPSGDRAAPGHQQQRYGRGEISLGHGQGMHHHRYHQFGVEGKRDAGPSAAAPLPRHSSSPPEFFSSPVVDNGFPNARSGVGVGGEVHHAMSSYHKKMKAPMNLAGQGTLSHISEDGIPDLTSNVHGIGHSEENITANGVARSFSSGFSIEPWEDSNSIVFSNPPASKAGIHNNDDIIASLSNYELQFGVTKETAGLDKYLQMQQADQVPFRVRAKRGCATHPRSIAERERRTRISEKLRKLQALVPNMDKQTSTADMLDLAVDHIRGLQSELQALKEDKEKCTCRGNHPSGR